Proteins co-encoded in one Columba livia isolate bColLiv1 breed racing homer chromosome 14, bColLiv1.pat.W.v2, whole genome shotgun sequence genomic window:
- the PCDH1 gene encoding protocadherin-1 isoform X3, with protein sequence MQTPLDQRARGQHGAQRRPHLTPLQRRMKLLASCLGLWLLFQLPALVCGTRVVYKVQEEQPPNTLIGSLASDYGFPDVGHLYKLEVGAPYLRVDGKTGDIYTTETSIDRESLRECQYLLPGEPCFLEFEVSITDLILNSSPRLLEGQIEVLDINDNTPNFASPVLTLSIPENTNIGTLFPIPLAMDRDSGPNGVASYELTAGPEAQELFGLQVAEDQDEKQPQLIVMGNLDREQWDSYDLTIKVQDGGNPPRASSALLRITILDMNDNAPKFEKALYEAELSENSPVGHSVLQVKANDSDQGANAEIDYSFHQASDMVRRLLRLDRATGLITVQGPIDREDVNILKFSVMAKDKGANPKSARTQVVVTIKDMNDNAPSIEIRGIGLVTHQDGMANISEDVPVETAVALVQVSDRDEGENAVVTCVVAGDVPFQLRQASETGSDSKKKYFLQTTTPLDYESVKDYTIEIVAVDSGNPPLSSTNSLKVQVMDVNDNAPVFSQSFTEVAFPENNEPDDLVMEVSASDADSGSNAKLVYSLVTDPSSKGSFTIDPDSGEIRVKAVLDREQRERYEFLVVAADKGSPSLKGTASVAINVMDRNDNDPKFMLSGYNFSVMENMPPLSPVGMVTVIDADKGENARIQLSVEQDNGDFVIQNGTGTILSSISFDREQQSTYTFRLKAVDGGDPPRSAYVGVTINVLDENDNAPFITSPSNATYKHILPHTSPGQQVSKVKAEDIDSGVNAELTYSITGGNPFELFQISPHSGDITLEKEILRKHHGLHRLVVRVNDKGKPSRHGTALVHFYVNETLANRTLLDTLVGHSLDTPLDIDIAGDPEYERSKQRSNILFGVIAGIVAVTLVIVLVVLVRYCRQREAKSGYQAGKKETKDLYAPKQASKSSKNKSKVKKSKSPKPPKPTEDEEETGLQKSLKFNLMNDSVSDSPRIHLPLNYPPGSPDLGRHYRSNSPLPSIQLQPQSPSASKKHQVVQDLPATNTFVGTGDNNSTGSEQYSDYSYRTNPQKYTNKQLPHRRVTFSAASQAQDLQDPSQHSYYDSGLEESETPSSKSSSGPRIGPLALPEDHYERTTPDGSIGEMEHPENESPERSRL encoded by the exons CTCCCCTGCAGCGCAGGATGAAACTGCTGGCATCCTGCCTGGGCCTGTGGCTCCTCTTCCAGCTCCCTGCCCTGGTCTGTGGGACGCGTGTGGTCTACAAAGTGCAGGAGGAACAACCCCCCAACACCCTCATAGGGAGCCTGGCCTCCGACTACGGCTTCCCAGACGTGGGGCACCTCTACAAGCTGGAAGTGGGGGCCCCATACCTACGTGTGGATGGCAAGACTGGGGACATCTACACCACAGAAACCTCCATCGACCGGGAGAGCTTGCGTGAATGCCAGTacctgctgcctggagagcccTGCTTTCTGGAGTTTGAAGTGTCCATCACTGACCTGATCTTGAACAGCAGCCCACGCCTGCTTGAGGGGCAGATAGAGGTGCTCGATATCAATGACAACACCCCCAACTTTGCCTCACCTGTTCTCACCCTCTCCATCCCTGAAAACACTAACATCGGGACGCTCTTCCCCATCCCCCTAGCCATGGACAGGGACTCAGGCCCCAATGGCGTTGCCTCATACGAGCTGACGGCTGGTCCGGAGGCGCAGGAGCTCTTTGGGCTGCAGGTGGCAGAGGATCAGGATGAGAAGCAGCCGCAGCTGATCGTCATGGGGAACCTGGACCGGGAGCAGTGGGACTCCTACGATCTGACCATCAAGGTGCAGGACGGAGGCAACCCCCCGCGGGCGAGCAGTGCCCTGCTTCGCATCACCATCCTGGACATGAACGACAACGCGCCCAAGTTCGAGAAGGCCCTGTATGAGGCAGAGCTCTCTGAAAACAGCCCCGTGGGGCATTCTGTCCTCCAG GTGAAAGCCAATGACTCGGACCAGGGTGCCAATGCCGAGATCGACTACTCCTTCCACCAAGCCTCAGACATGGTGCGTCGGCTGCTGCGCCTGGACCGTGCTACAGGGCTCATCACCGTGCAGGGCCCCATTGACCGCGAGGACGTCAACATCCTCAAGTTCTCTGTCATGGCCAAAGACAAGGGGGCCAACCCCAAGAGCGCCCGCACCCAGGTGGTGGTCACCATCAAGGACATGAATGACAATGCACCCTCCATAGAGATCCGAGGTATCGGGCTCGTCACCCATCAGGATGGCATGGCAAACATCTCAGAGGACGTACCAGTAGAGACAGCAGTGGCTCTGGTGCAGGTGTCCGACCGAGATGAGGGTGAAAATGCCGTGGTAACCTGCGTTGTGGCTGGTGATGTCCCATTCCAGCTGCGGCAGGCTAGTGAAACAGGGAGTgacagcaagaagaaatatttcctacaGACCACCACACCACTGGACTATGAGTCGGTGAAGGATTACACTATTGAGATTGTGGCGGTGGACTCAGGGAACCCGCCCCTTTCCAGTACCAACTCTTTGAAGGTGCAGGTGATGGATGTGAATGACAACGCACCCGTCTTTAGCCAGAGCTTCACCGAGGTGGCCTTCCCTGAGAACAACGAGCCAGATGACCTGGTGATGGAGGTGAGCGCCAGTGATGCTGACAGCGGCTCCAATGCCAAGCTGGTTTACTCCCTGGTGACAGACCCCTCCTCCAAGGGCTCCTTCACCATTGACCCCGACTCTGGGGAGATCCGGGTGAAGGCGGTGCTGGACCGAGAGCAGCGGGAGCGCTATGAGTTCTTGGTGGTGGCCGCAGACAagggcagccccagcctcaAGGGCACAGCATCTGTGGCCATCAACGTCATGGACAGGAATGACAATGACCCCAAGTTCATGCTGAGCGGCTacaacttctcagtgatggAGAACATGCCACCCCTCAGCCCTGTGGGCATGGTGACAGTGATTGATGCTGACAAAGGAGAAAATGCCCGCATCCAGCTGTCGGTGGAGCAAGACAACGGGGATTTTGTCATCCAGAATGGCACTGGCACCATCCTCTCCAGCATCTCTTTTGACCGGGAGCAGCAGAGCACGTACACCTTCCGACTCAAGGCAGTGGACGGTGGGGATCCTCCCAGGTCTGCCTATGTGGGGGTGACCATCAATGTCTTGGATGAGAATGATAATGCACCCTTCATCACATCGCCCTCCAATGCCACCTACAaacacatcctgccccacaccagccctggCCAGCAGGTGAGCAAGGTCAAGGCGGAGGACATTGACTCTGGTGTCAATGCAGAGTTGACCTACAGCATCACAGGAGGCAACCCTTTTGAGCTCTTCCAGATCTCCCCGCACAGTGGAGATATCACCCTCGAGAAGGAGATCCTGCGCAAGCACCATGGCCTGCACCGCTTGGTAGTGCGTGTCAATGACAAGGGCAAGCCCTCGCGGCACGGCACAGCGCTGGTCCACTTCTACGTCAATGAGACACTGGCCAACCGCACACTGCTGGACACACTAGTGGGGCACAGCCTGGACACACCACTCGACATAGACATTGCTGGAGACCCCGAATACGAGCGCAGCAAGCAGCGAAGCAACATCCTCTTTGGGGTCATCGCCGGCATCGTGGCTGTCACCCTGGTCATTGTGCTGGTTGTCCTGGTGCGCTACTGCCGGCAGCGGGAGGCCAAGAGTGGCTACCAGGCAGGCAAGAAGGAGACCAAGGACCTGTATGCACCCAAGCAGGCCAGCAAGAGTAGCAAGAACAAGAGCAAGGTGAAGAAGAGCAAGTCCCCGAAGCCTCCCAAGCCCacagaggatgaggaggagacAGGGCTGCAGAAATCGCTCAAGTTCAACCTCATGAATGACTCTGTCAGTGACAGCCCCCGCATCCACCTGCCCCTCAACTACCCTCCAGGCAGCCCAGACCTGGGTCGCCACTACCGCTCCAACTCGCCGCTGCCTTCTATccagctgcagcctcagtcGCCCTCTGCCTCCAAGAAGCATCAAGTGGTGCAGGACCTGCCGGCCACCAACACCTTTGTTGGCACCGGGGACAACAACTCGACGGGCTCTGAGCAGTACTCAGACTACAGCTACCGCACCAATCCCCAGAAATACACCAACAAGCAG